The following is a genomic window from Candidatus Angelobacter sp..
TTTCCACGCAGCGATTGCGCGGAAGGGCGGAGACAATGTCGTCCGTGCTGGAAGAAATCCTCGCGCATCGCAGCAGGCCGGAACCACAGTGAGGCATCAACGAATGAATGGCCGTGACCGGTGAGGGTCGGGTACGGAGCGGGTCCCGACACTTGCTATTCCCGCTTCCTTACTTCCACCTTCATCCGGCTGAGCTTCTCGAAAATCTGGCCGCGCCGCCGCAGCGGCCACCATTCGTAAAGGTATATCTCCATTGGTCGCGCCATTGCCACCCATCCGGCGATCGCCAGACTTTGCGTGGCCAGGCTTAGCAACGTCCCCGGGGTTGTGTTCACGGCCAGCAGTTCGCTGATCAGGAGGCACGCAGCCAGAAACGGCAGCCCGATCAGCAAACTTGCCCGGCCCTGCTTCATCAGACGCCTGAACTCCATCGCGTTTAATCCCGCGCGGTAGGCGAAGTAATGGCGTACCGCGCGTCCGATCAGGGGCTTCTGCTCCTGTACCTCCGGGAATTGCTGCAGATGCACGACCAGTTCGACCGGCTCGCGGCGATGAAATTCCTGCGCCCAACTGACGATGAAATCCTCGGCGTCGTGGTCGAGGTCCTTCTCGTGAAACGGCGAGGGATCCATGGAATTGAAGAGCTGGCTAATATCGCGAAGATTGAGTTCGATGCGGCGCGGCAGGCTGCCGTCTGATGGGGCGGCCCGTTCGGGCAGGGCGTCCGGTTCTCTTGCTTCGGCCGCCTTCGGTTCCGGGGTCGTGTTTGAATCAACTGGAAGTGACATCGTACCGGACATTGAACCGGGCGGACGGTCCTCGCTTCACACATTTTGGCTTAGATCGACTTCTTTTGGCCATCGATTTGAAGCAATGGCACCGATCCCGACTCACCATTGGATTCTCGCCGGTGCTCCTTCCCGTAACCGGCAAAGCGGGCGTTGTCCTCTTCCAGACCTTGCCCGGCAGACGGGCGGTCCTCTTTTGCCGTCAGTTGAGCTGACAATTCCTGCCGAAAACAGGGCAAAATGCGGTGAGTCGGTACGAACCGCGCAGTTCATATTGGCATCGAACAAAAGCGTTATCGACGAGATATAAAAAACGATGAAATCCATGAAAAGCGGAACCCTTGAGCCCGGGGCGAACGGATTGGTAACGGAGCCGCCGGAAAGCAGGAGTTCGATGAAAACGATCCTGGTCATCCAGCATGATCCGACCGTGGGTGGCATATACCGCAGCCGTTTCCAAACAGAAGGGTATCAGGTCGAGCTGGCCACCGACGGTGAGACCGGATTGGCCATGCTGGCGCAAAACAAACCGTGTCTCTTGATCCTTGATCTGACGTTGCCGAAGCTTTCCGGTGTGGAAATCATCCGTAAGATTCGCTCGACACCCGCCACCCGATCGCTGCCGGTTGTCGTGCTTACCGACGCTTACAACAGCGACACTGTCAAACGGGCATGGGAAGCCGGCGCCGATCGCTGTCTTACCAAAATGATCTCTCCGCCGGCCCAGGTGCTGAAGGTATGTCACGCGCTTCTGCTGGAACGGTCCGCTCATTCGCCAGACCCGGGGGACGAGTCGAGACCGACTCCGCCGGCGGCGCAAGCATCGTTGAATGGCCTGGCGCGCAGCTTCTGGGATGAAGCCCCACAATGGCTGGCGACTCTGCGCAGCCTGTGGATTGCCGTCGCCAGGGTCGAAGAATCCGCCAACCGGATGCCGTTATTGTTCGAATTATACCAGAAGGTGCATTCGCTCACGGGCAACGCCGTGGCTGCGGAAACGTGTTCCGTCGCTCGTTTGTCGTCGGCACTGGAGGCTTTGCTAAAGGAGCTTCACGACAAACCAGGACATATCAACCGGAACACGCTGGGCACGGTCGCTCAGGGATTGGATTTTCTGGAGGCACTGGTTCGGAAAATCGGACCGGCGGACGAGGATTGTTTTGACCAGATCTCCATCCTGGCGGTGGACGACGAGATCATCTCCCGCAAAGCCATCGCGCATGCGCTGGAGAAAGCCCGCTTGGGTTCGTTCAGCATGGGGGACCCGCTCAAAGCTTTTTCGTTGCTGGCCGAAAACGATTTCGACCTCGTCATTCTGGACGTGGACATGCCGGGGATGGACGGCATCGAATTTTGCAGGCGGATGCGCGCGCTGCCACGTTACGCGGACACGCCGGTGATCTTTGTCACCCAGCTCAAAGACTTTCACACGCATGCGGGCGCCACACTGAGCGGCGGGAATGATTTTCTCATCAAACCGTTCCTGTACATTGAGCTCGCCGTCAAAGCGTTGGTCCAGGTGATGCGTGGACGGCTTGCGCATTCGCGGTTCCGCATTGACCCGGCGAAGGAAACGGCCATGGCAGACTCGCTTGAAGGCTACGCTTGCGCCGCAGCCTGAGTTGAGAAACGCTTTTCCGCATGAACTTTGTCCCACCGGAGAAGGCCCTGTCCCGATTGCGCAGCGGAATGCGCGTCTTTGTCGGCTCGGGTTGCGCGGCGCCCCAGAAGCTCGTTGCCGCTCTGGCCGCCCGGGGCAGGAACTTGTTCGATGTGGAGATCGTTCATATCCTCACGTTTGGCCCGGCAGCGTACGCGCAGCCCGAATTGCTCGAACATTTCCGGCACAACGCTTTTTTCGTCGGCCCGAACGTGCGGGACGCGGTGAACGAAGGCGTGGCCGACTACACGCCCATTTTCCTCAGCGAGATTCCCGCGTTGTTTCGCCAGAAGCGAATCCACCTGGACGTCGCGCTCGTCCAGGTCAGTCCTCCGGACGCTCATGGGTTCTGTAGTTTTGGCGTGTCTGTGGACGTGGTGAAGGCGGCGGTGGAAAGCGCCGATTTCGTGGTGGCGGAAGTGAATCCGAACATGCCCCGCACACTCGGTGACAGCTTCATTCACGTCAGCGAACTCGACGCCCTGGTGCAGAGCGATCTTTCGGTTCTGGAGTTCGCTGTGAAGCCGCCTTCGGCGAATGCGATGAAAATGGGAGAATTCATCGCGTCACTGGTGGAGGACGGCGCGACGCTGCAAACCGGCATCGGCGAGATTCCGAGCGCGGTCATGTCCTGTCTGGACGGCAAAAAGGATCTCGGCATGCACACGGAGATGTTCACCGAAGCCGTGATTCCGCTGATCGAAAAAGGCGTGCTCAACGGCCGCTGGAAGACGCTTCTGCCGGGAAAAGTGGTCGCCTCGTTCTGTTTCGGAACGCGCAAGCTCTACGACTACATCCACGACAACCCGCGGTTCGAATTCCGGCCGACTGAATTCACGAATGACCCGTTCCAGATTGCGCGCAACCGGCGCATGGTGGCCATCAGCTCGGCGATTGAAGTGGATTTGACGGGCCAGGTGTGCGCCGATTCGATCGGAGATAAATTCTACAGCGGCTTTGGCGGGCAGTTGGATTTCATGCGCGGGGCCGCCCGGAGCGACGGCGGCAAGCCGGTCATCGCACTGCCTTCGACCACGAGCGATGGCCGGACCTCACGGATCGTCTCGCGTCTGAAGCCGGGCGCGGGCGTGGTGACCACACGGGCGGACGTGCGCTATGTAGTGACCGAATACGGCATCGCTGATCTGCACGGGAAGAGTGTCCGTGAGCGGACGCTCGCGCTCGTTCACATCGCGCACCCGAAGTTTCGCGACCAATTGATGCGTGAAGCGCGGGAACGCCGTCTGGTGCATCCCAACCAGATTGCCCTGCCGCCGGGTTTGCAGCCGTATCCGAAAAAATACGAACTGGAAGGCCGGTTCAAAGGCGGGTTGAAGATCCGGTTCCGCCCGGTCCAGCCGACCGACGAGGCGCTGCTCAAGGAGTTGTTCTACTCGCACTCGCAGCAGACGATTCTTCAGCGTTACTTCACTCATGTCCGCCACCTGCCGCATGAGCAGGTGCAGAAATTCGTGACACTCGACTACCGGAACGACTTCGCCCTCGTCGGCATGGTTCCCTTCGAGGGCAGGGAACGGATGATCTGCGTCGGCCGCTATTTTCGCAATCCCGCCAGCAACGACGCCGAAGTCGCCATCACGGTGCACGATGACCATCAAGGATGCGGTGTTGGCACTTTCCTGGCCGGGAACCTCATGAGGATCGCGCGCGAGAACGGCATTGCCGCGTTCACGGCCGACGTGCTGGCGGACAATCACGCGATGATGCGGGTCTTTCACAAGGTGGCGGATAAAATGGAATCCGATCTGCGGGATGGCGTTTACCATCTGCGGTTTGGACTTACCCGGGCGCGGCATTCCGGACAGAAAACGGAATAAACTCCAGCGCTTCCGTCGCCGTCCTGCCTGCGGCGGACGATGAGCACCCGCCAAAATTGGTGAAGGGTTGAGCAATATAGGACAAGCCGCAGGGCGGAGGTTCGTGTTTGTTTTACAGGGACATGGAAATCGAAACCGGACCACCGAGCGCGGCGGGGCGCGTCGAAGTCGCAGCCACCGGTCAGGATGCTGACGAACTTCTGAAGTTGCAAAGCGACGCTCTCGAAGCGAGCGCCAACGCCATAGTGATCACCGATGCCACCGGGACAATCCAGTGGGTCAATCGTGCCTTCGTCGAGTTGACCGGATATTCGCGCGGTGAGGCCATTGGGAAAAATCCCCGGTTTTTAAAGTCCGACAGCCATGATCACGGGTTTTATCGGCGCATGTGGCAGACGATTCGGGCGGGAAAAGTCTGGCGAGGCGAGCTTGTCAACCGACGCAAGGACGGCACGCTGTACACCGAAGAGCAGACGATAACACCCCTGCGCGGCGATTCCGGCGAAATCAGGCATTACATCGGAGTCAAACAGGACGTCTCCCGCCGCAAGGAAATGGAAAACGCCCTGCAGCGACAGCAGCAATACTTCCATACTTTGATCGAGAAGGCGGCGGACATCATCACCGTCGTCGGCCCCGACGGCGCGATCCGTTACGAGAGCCCGTCCCTGAAACGGGTCCTGGGTTGGGAACCGGAGGACCTGATCGGCCGGAGCGTATTTGATCTGGCTCACCCGGACGACCGGGAGAACGTTGCGCGTGCGCTCGCCCGCATCAGCTCCGCCCCCGGGGCGATCGAATCGGTCAAATTCCGTTACCGCCACAAGGACGGGTCATGGCGCGTGCTCGAAAGCGTCGGACGAAACCTGACCAACGATCCGGGCGTCGGCGGTGTGGTCGTCAATTCCCGCGACGTCACGGAACGCACCCGCGTCGAGGAGGCCTTGCGGGAAAGTGAATCATTGTATCAAGCGACCTTTAACGAGGCACCCATCGGCATCGCGCAGACGGGACTGGAGGGGCGGTTCGTCAAGGCCAACCGCAGATTTTGCGAGATGTTGGGTTATGCGCCGGAGGAACTGTTGCAGTGGAATTTTCGGGACGTCACTTTTTCTGAGGACATCGGGCGCGATCTGGAGTCGATCAGGAAACTCCTCGCCGGTGAAATTCAACATGACCGGATCGAGAAGCGATATGTGCGGAAGGATGGAAAGATTGTCTGGGTCAGCCGGACTGCGTCGCTTCGCCGTGACGCCTCGGGCACGCCGGAGCACTTTCTCGTTGTGGTCGAGGACATCACCGAACGCCGGCAGGCGGAAGAAGGACTCGCGGCCGAAAAGCAGTTTTTCGACACCGCGATCGACGCCCTGCCCGGAATTTTTTACCTGTTTGACCGTGAAGGTCGGCTTCTGCGATGGAACCGCAACCTCGAGCGTGTGACGGGCTATTCCCCGGCCGAGATCGCGGCGATGCACCCGCGGGAGTTCTTTGCGGACGAGGAGCGCCACCTGATCGAGCAGAAGATCGGGGAGGTCCTGCAAAATGGGGAGGTGACCGTCGAGGCCGGGCTGGTTTGCAAGGATGGGCGCAGGCTGCCCTATTTCTTTACCGGCGCGCGGACGTTGCGCGACCGAACACCGTGCGTCATCGGCATGGGCGTGGATTTGAGCGAGCGGAAAAAACTGGAGGCGCAATTTCTGCGCGCCCAGCGGCTGGAGAGCATCGGGACGCTCGCCAGCGGCATCGCACATGACCTGAACAACATCCTGGCGCCCATCCTGATGGCCGAGCAACTCCTCAGCCTGAAGGAGCAGGACGCGGAGTCGCGCGGTTTCCTGGCCATGATCGCCGGAAGCGCGCAACGCGGCGCCGAGGTCGTCAAGCAGGTGCTTACATTCGCGCGCGGCGTCGAAGGTGAACGGGTCCTGGTGCAACCGAGGCACCTCGTCCGCGAAGTCGAAAAAATCGCCCGCGAAACGTTTCCCCGGGCAATCTCAGTGAAAACCAATCTGGCGCCGGACCTTTGGCCGGTCACCGGCGACGCCACGCAACTGCACCAGGTGCTGCTCAATCTTTGTGTCAATGCGCGCGACGCCATGCCGGACGGCGGCACCCTGTCGCTTGCCGGCAGCAACCTGAATCTGGGCGACGACCACTTGTTTCCCGGGCCCGGCGTGAAGGCCGGCGCGTTCGTCGTCCTCGAAGTCGAGGATACGGGCACGGGCATCCCGGCGAACATCGTTGACAAGATATTCGATCCGTTTTTCACCACCAAGGAGCAGGGCAAAGGGACAGGATTGGGGCTCTCGACTGTTGTCGGCATTGTCAAAAGCCACGGCGGCTTCGTCAACGTCGCCAGCGAAGTGGGCAAAGGGACGAAGTTCGGCATATTTCTCCCGGCGACAAGTGGCAGCGGCACGAAATCCTCCGACGGCGGACCGGCGGCTTTGCCGTCCGGCCGGGGGGAACTCGTGCTCGTGGTGGACGACGAGGAGTCAATTCGCGACGTGACACGCAACCTGCTGAGCCGGCACGGGTACGAAGTGCTGGTGGCGTCCGATGGAACCGAGGCGGTGGCGCTTGTCGCGCAACTGCCCGGGAGAATCAGTCTGATCCTGACGGACATCATGATGCCGTTCATGGATGGCGTTGCGCTCATCCGGGCGGTGAGGAAACTCGACCCGCGTATCAAGGTGGTCGCCTCCAGTGGCCTGGGGCAGGCCGACAAAATGGCGGAACTCAAAAACCTCTCGGTGAAAACCTTTCTCGCAAAACCATACACCGCGGAAAATCTGCTCGTCACCCTGCAGGAACTCCTGCACGGCCCCGCCCGCCCGGATGAAAACGAGCCGTTTCGGAGGACAATAATTGACGAGTCTCCGCCAACATCCGCATAGCGCGCCCTGCCCGCCGCGCCTAACTTCGCAAGAAAACAACCATGAAAACGCATTCAGCAAACCGACGCCCGCCCGCCCGGGCCCGGAGCCGTGATTCGCGCACACAGGTGGTCCACTTTGAACTCGTCAATGCCGCGGCCCGCAGTGTGTGCATCGCCGGCACTTTCAATGACTGGCATCCTTCGGTGACAGAGATGATCGCGCTCGGCGAAGGGCGTTGGGCCAAGGAGTTGACGCTTGTGCCGGGAACCTACGAATACCTTTTCGTCGTGGACGGTCGCTGGATGACCGACCCCGCGGCGGACGAGTCTGCCGTCAACCCGTTCGGCGGGCGCAATTCCGTGCTGCGCGTCGGTCCTCTGCCGGGTAATGAAGCCTCCCGCTCCAACGCTCGCCGGTCAAAAAACAGAGGGGCGACACGAGATGCCTGTTTCTTATGAACACCTCTGAAATGGAACGGACGACCCACGAAGCGTCGAGGGCGCAGTCCAGGTTGTCCACCGGGACGGGCTGGCCAACCAACGCTGCGCAAAGGGACACGACGACGGTTGAACGCGGATCATGGGCGTCGGCACAAAGCTCATTGCCACCGGCTGTTCGGATGCGTTACGATGCGCCCACACCGATCCGCTGGGGGATCAACGAGTGAGCGGGAATCCTTATGATGATCTTGAAGGCCGGAGAAAAAGTGCATGTCATACACCGCCGCTACTTCGAGAAGGAGGCGCGCCGGCATTTTGTTGGGACGGTTGACGCCTGTGAAGGTGGTGTCGCGCGCGTGACAGGATACGTTTACACCGTTGACCGGGCAAAATACATATTTGTACGACGTCCCGAGAAACGGACGCGTCTCATTTCATTGGTCTCCGGCGACGCGCTCGTCAACGTGCTCCCTGACTCCGTCAATCTGGAAAAGATCGTTTACCTGCAGGAGAAAAAGGCGGTGCGGGTGACCGACGGCAGCGAATGGTTCATCGATTTGAGTGAAGTGACCTGGATGTAATCTTCTTTCGCGCGCGACACCCGGCCGTTGCCGCGCCCCGCCGACCGTCCGCTCAGACAAACTCGTGTTCCCGCGGCCGCACAACCATGACGGGACAGGGCGCGTGGCGCACGACCCGTTCGGATGTGCTGTCCAGCTCTCCCGGCTCCAGGTTCGCGCAACCGCGCGTGGACATGATGATCAGGTCGCTGTCCAGCTGTCGCGCCGCCCGTGTGATTTCGTCGAACGGCGCGCCGTGCCGGACGATCAACCCTGCCGGGAGGTGCCGGTCGAGGTGCGTCCGGGCGAAAACCTCCAGACGATCGCGAGTGCGGCTCATGCGCGCGCTGTCCGGGATCTCCCGATTCACCGGGCCGTAGCCGGAATCGACCGCGCAACAATGGGGCGTCACGACGTGCAAGAGGGTTATTTTTGCGCCGTGAAACCGCGCTAATGGAAGCGCGTAACGCAGCGCCTTTGCGGATTCGCCCGAGAAATCGACCGGAACCAGGATGTTCTTCAGCTTGAGATGCGGCCGGCGCGCGCCTGCGGCGACGCTCGACACGGGTCTTGCCGAGCGCCGAGGCCGGATCCGGCGGTTACCCGAGCCGGGCGGTTTGGCGGCTGTCTTTCGGATCGCTTTCATAGCTTGCCTCTGCGCAGAAATTACGATGAACATCGCGCCGCGACTACACGGCGGTTGCGAATCATTGGACATCTTTTGACCGCGACACGCGAAGAACATGCGCGTCGAATTCCCTGGGACCGCTGATTTCCTTCTTTTCCCGCCCGGCATTTGCACTTAAAAGTCCCCCATGTCGAAAAGCCACTGGTTGGTGAAGCAGGAACCCGAGACGTACTCGTGGGACAATTTCATGAAAGACGGCGGAACCGCTTGGACCGGCGTCCGCAGTTTCGCGGCGCGGATCAACCTCCGTGCCATGAAGAAAGGCGACCGGGTGTTCTATTATCACAGCGTCAGCGAAAAACAGATTGTCGGCGTCGCCCGGGTGGCGAAGGAGGCTTATCCGGATCCGACCGCCGCCGAAGGCGACTGGGTCTGCGTGGACCTGGCGCCCGTGAAGGCGCTGAAGAAACCGGTGAGTCTCGAAGTGATCAAAAAGGACACAATCCTCAAAGACATGCCGCTCGTCCGCATATCACGCCTTTCTGTCGCTCCGCTCTCGGAGGCGCAATTCAATCGCGTGTTGGAGCTGGCCGGGACCGCAATCTGAATTCCGTTCATCGCCATTTTCCCGCCGGTCCTGATGGCAAAAGGAGACGCGATTACGAATGAAATTTTCTGTCGAACACAGCGGCCTCGCGGCGCGCGACTCCGTTGCGCTCAAGGACTGGTATGTCCGCGTGTTGAACGGACGGCAGGTTTTCACCGATGGCAAAACTCCGCCGGCGTTCCTGCTCGATTTGCCCGGCGGTTTGTGGATCGAGATTTATCCGGCCGACAAGGCCGTTGCGGAAACCGGAAACAACCGACTCGCCGGCTGGCGGCACCTGGCGCTGCGGGTCGAATCGATCGAAGCCGCCCGCGATGAACTCGCGGCCAGGGGCGTCGTGTTCGAGGAACCAGTCAAACCGGCCGGCGGCGGCGGGCGGGTTTTATTCTTCAAGGATTACGAGGGAAACCTCCTGCACCTCGTCGAACGGCCCAATGACTGGCGTCCAGCTTGAATGAAGGGCGACGCTTCGCCGTTGCCCTGATTCCAGGATGGTTGCCCGTTGCGATTGGGTGGGATGCGGCAAAGCGCGTCCCGCGAGCTGACAAATGGATAACAAATATTCGGCGATCATTTTCGACATGGACGGCGTGGTCGTGGACAGCGAGCCGCTGCACGAGCACGCCTTTCTCGAAGTGTTCGAGGAGATCGGGTTCAGCGGAAATCACGGCATTGATTTCCCGGCCTACTACGGCAAGTCCGACCTCGTCGTCTGGCGCGACTTCATCGCCCGGCATTGCCCGCCGCAGTCGCTCGATGAATTGCTGGCGCGAAAGGAGGAAAAATTTGCCGCGCTGCTGCAAAAGGAAAAACCCATTTTCAACGGAGTGCCGGAATTGCTGGAGAAACTTTCGCCGCGTTACGCGTTGGCACTGGCGTCCGGCTCGCGGCATTCGACCATCAAAACCGTTTTGGATTTGCGCGACCTGCGCCGTTTTTTCCGCGCGGTTGTGAGTTCGGAAGACGTGTCGCACGGCAAACCGGCGCCGGACATTTTTCTGCGAACCGCGGAACTGCTCGACGTCCCGCCGCACGATTGCTGCGTGATCGAAGATTCCGCCGCCGGCGTGGAAGCGGGATTGGCCGCGGGCATGACGGTGATCGCGATAACAAATTCGCTTCCGGCAGAGAAGTTGAAACGCGCGACGAAGGTGGTGCGGACCTACGAAGAAACCGAATCGCTGTTACTGCGGCGCTAGGTGAGCTTCCGATGATCCGCCGTCGCGAGCGGAATATCCTTCGGCGCCTCGCGAATCAATCGTTTCAAGTCCGACACGAACGAGTCCACGTCTCCGTCCGTGGTGTCCCAGGCGCACATCAGCCGGCAGCCGCCCTGGCCGATGAACGTGTAAAACTTCCATCCTTCCTGTCGCAGCGCGTGGATGACGTGCGGCGGCAGATCGGCGAACACGGCGTTGGCCTGCGTCGGAAACAGGATTTTGACCTCGGGAATTCCCTGCAACGCATCGTGCAGCCGCCGCGCCATCGCGTTGGCATGCGCGGCGCGGCGCAGCCACGCGCCGTCCTGCAACATGCCGGTCCACGCCGCGGAAAGAAATCGCATCTTCGAGCACAACTGCCCCGCCTGCTTGCAGCGGTAGTCGAATTCGTCCGCCAGTTCGCGATTGAAAAAAACCACGGCGTCGCCGACGTGCGTGCCGTTTTTCGTGCCGCCGAAACAGAGCACATCCACGCCCGCCTGCCAGGTGATTTCCTTGGGTTGGACGCCCAGCGACGCAACCGCGTTGGCGAAGCGCGCGCCGTCCATGTGCAACATCAAACCGAGCGATTTGGTCTTCGCCCAGATCGCTTTCACTTCCTCGACCGAATACACCGTGCCGACCTCGGTGGCCTGCGTGAGGCTCACGGCGCGCGGTTTGGGATAATGAACATCGGACCGCTTCTTCACCATGCGCTCGATGCCGGCCGGATCAATCTTGCCGTTCGCTCCGGGCACCTGCAGGACCTTCATGCCGTTGGAAAAGAATTCCGGCGCTCCGCACTCGTCGGTCTCCACGTGCGCGATCTCGTGGCAAAGGATGCTGTGATAGGACTGTCCGGTGGACGCCAGCGAGAGTGAGTTCGCGGCAGTGCCGTTGAAAACGAAGAAGACCTCGCAATGCGTCTCGAAGACCTCGCGGATCAGGTCGGCGGCGCGGGCCGTCCACGGATCATCGCCGTAGCTGACCGCGTGGCCGTGGTTGGCTTCGGCGAGCGCGGCCCACGCTTCAGGGCAGATGCCGGCGTAATTGTCGCTGGCAAAATGGCGGCGGGCTTCAAAGGAATTTTTCATGCGTAGCTGCGGTACATCGTGATCGAAACGCGGCATACTGGCGAGAAGATCCCACGGCATCGCTTTCTGTTGATCAACGGGACCTGGGCGTCAGTCCCTGCGACGGGTCTGGTTAACGGGACGCCTGACCAGGGAAGGGCATTGGCCGCAGATGCGTTTGCGGGCAAGATTTATGTGGGCGGATCGTTCGATCATGCGGGTGCGGTGGCGGCCAACGACGTCGCCGTGTGGAACGAATTCAGGCCCTACACGATTATTGACCTCGGCACGCTCAGCGCCAACACCTACTCGTACGGAATGGCCGTGAGCAAAAACGGCCTCGTGGGGGCGGGCTATTCGCAAGTGCTGGTGGGTGGCAGTTATCGCGACCATGCCTTCAGCAGCACCGGTGGCGACGCCATAACCGATCTGGGCGGACCGTGGAGCGCGAACGACAACTCGTATATTTACGGGATGAACGACAGTTCGACTTTTGTGGGCGTGGCGGATCAAAACGGCAGCGGCACGTTCATTCGCGCCTTCCGCAATTTCCTGCCAGGCACGTGGACCTTGCTCGTTCCGATTGACGCATCATACAGCTCCCACGGTGAGGCCCTCAACAACGGTGGCGTGGCCGTGGGCTACAGCGGGAACGCAAGCGGCGTGGACAGAGCAACGCGATGGCCGAGCGGTTCCACCACGGCGACAGACTTGAAGACCTTGATTTCTCCCGACCTTCCATCCTACGCCAGCTACGCGTACGGGATTAACAACAACGGCGATGTTGTCGGAAAGGCTCGGTCGGACCCTGCTAATCCAAACTCCTTCCATGCTTACAGGTGCCCTTCGACTCGTACGATTCAGGCTGATGATAACCTCGGCACGATGAACGGGACGCCTCAGAGCGTTGCCTATGCCATCAACGACTTTGGAGAAATTGTGGGAAGCTCTAATTTTGACCCGGCCAACGGCACGCTTTGGCACGCCTTCATCAAGGCGCCGAACAGTGGCACCGGAACCGGCTTTATG
Proteins encoded in this region:
- a CDS encoding low specificity L-threonine aldolase: MKNSFEARRHFASDNYAGICPEAWAALAEANHGHAVSYGDDPWTARAADLIREVFETHCEVFFVFNGTAANSLSLASTGQSYHSILCHEIAHVETDECGAPEFFSNGMKVLQVPGANGKIDPAGIERMVKKRSDVHYPKPRAVSLTQATEVGTVYSVEEVKAIWAKTKSLGLMLHMDGARFANAVASLGVQPKEITWQAGVDVLCFGGTKNGTHVGDAVVFFNRELADEFDYRCKQAGQLCSKMRFLSAAWTGMLQDGAWLRRAAHANAMARRLHDALQGIPEVKILFPTQANAVFADLPPHVIHALRQEGWKFYTFIGQGGCRLMCAWDTTDGDVDSFVSDLKRLIREAPKDIPLATADHRKLT